A single genomic interval of Drosophila virilis strain 15010-1051.87 chromosome 2, Dvir_AGI_RSII-ME, whole genome shotgun sequence harbors:
- the Syp gene encoding heterogeneous nuclear ribonucleoprotein Q isoform X4 yields MNKFVAHNIARESYRAYNSEIYASRNSSMGQHGEMAEGNGELLDDINQKADDRGDGERTEDYPKLLEYGLDKKVAGKLDEIYKTGKLAHAELDERALDALKEFPVDGALNVLSQFLESNLEHVSNKSAYLCGVMKTYRQKSRASQQGVPATASSIQVKGPDEEKIKKILERTGYTLDVTTGQRKYGGPPPNWEGNVPGNGCEVFCGKIPKDMFEDELIPLFENCGTIWDLRLMMDPMTGTNRGYAFVTFTNREAAVNAVRQLDNHEIKPGKCLKINISVPNLRLFVGNIPKSKGKDEILEEFGKLTAGLYEVIIYSSPDDKKKNRGFCFLEYDSHKAASLAKRRLGTGRIKVWGCDIIVDWADPQEEPDEQTMSKVKVLYVRNLTQDVTEDKLKEQFEQYGKVERVKKIKDYAFIHFEDRDSAVEAMRGLNGKEVGASNIEVSLAKPPSDKKKKEEILRARERRMMQMMQARPGIVGFETLSPYRNLSPTHPSMMSITPMRLPGARMPPLRTPMPREYDYDYDYFGYSEFRPGFGADSYYDDVYRAYEGEYSYYDYPNTASGNGAAGGVGSAAVAMSNNSGGGAVSLNASQRPRSQQGGSANSPVIMGAGRGHGITVPRGRAVGQRGSISRLGAQPAPQAAPAVAAVGQAAAAHRGAATVQGAPAATGGVRGVAPMRPSAPGTQHVKPLQNLPVVGKRKFDGGHQNPADVKRRYQSGLIGNGGSWGSLPLPQQPLGTNGEQWYMDTFSAWS; encoded by the exons AAATGGCGGAAGGAAATGGCGAACTTTTAGATGACATTAACCAGAAAGCCGATGACCGTGGCGATGGCGAACGTACAGAGGATTATCCCAAGCTGCTGGAGTACGGTCTGGACAAGAAG GTCGCCGGCAAACTGGATGAAATCTACAAAACTGGCAAACTTGCCCACGCCGAGCTGGATGAGCGCGCGCTGGACGCGCTCAAGGAGTTTCCCGTTGATGGTGCCTTGAATGTGCTTAGTCAGTTCCTCGAGTCAAATTTGGAGCATGTGTCAAATAAGTCTGCCTACTTGTGTGGGGTCATGAAAACCTATCGTCAAAAGAGTCGCGCCAGTCAGCAAGGTGTGCCCGCAACCGCCAGCTCTATACAGGTAAAGGGGCCGGATGAAGAGAAGATCAAAAAGATACTGGAGCGTACTGGCTACACATTGGACGTGACCACAg GACAACGCAAATACGGCGGGCCGCCACCCAACTGGGAGGGCAATGTGCCCGGCAATGGCTGCGAAGTTTTCTGTGGCAAAATACCCAAGGATATGTTTGAGGACGAGCTAATACCGCTATTCGAGAATTGCGGCACCATTTGGGACCTTAGACTCATGATGGACCCCATGACTGGTACAAATCGTGGCTACGCATTTGTCACATTCACAAATCGCGAGGCAGCCGTCAATGCTGTGCGACAG CTCGATAATCACGAAATAAAACCCGGCAAGTgtctgaaaataaatataagcgtACCGAATCTGCGCCTCTTCGTAGGCAATATACCCAAGTCAAAAGGCAAAGATGAAATTTTAGAGGAATTTGGTAAACTTACAG CTGGCCTCTACGAGGTAATCATCTACAGCTCGCCAGATGACAAGAAAAAGAATCgcggtttttgttttctcgAATACGATTCACACAAGGCGGCTTCTTTGGCCAAACGAAGACTTGGCACTGGTAGAATTAAG GTTTGGGGATGTGATATTATAGTCGATTGGGCTGATCCACAGGAGGAGCCGGATGAACAAACAATGTCCAAGGTTAAAGTGCTCTACGTGCGAAATCTGACGCAAGACGTTACAGAGGATAAACTGAAG GAACAATTCGAGCAATATGGCAAAGTGGAACGCGTTAAGAAGATTAAAGACTATGCCTTTATACATTTTGAGGATCGTGATAGCGCCGTCGAAGCTATGCGTGGCCTTAATGGCAAGGAGGTCGGCGCCTCGAATATTGAG GTCTCACTCGCCAAACCACCATcggacaaaaagaaaaaggaggAAATTCTGCGCGCACGCGAACGACGCATGATGCAAATGATGCAGGCGCGTCCAGGAATCGTTGG ATTTGAAACATTGTCTCCATACAGAAACCTGTCGCCGACACATCCCAGCATGATGTCCATAACGCCCATGCGCCTACCAGGGGCGCGTATGCCGCCGCTGCGCACACCGATGCCCCGTGAATACG ACTACGATTATGATTATTTTGGCTATTCGGAATTTCGTCCCGGTTTTGGTGCTGATTCGTACTATGATGATGTCTATCGCGCCTATGAAGGCGAATACAGCTATTATGATTATCCGAATACCGCCAGCGGCAATGGAGCTGCcggcggcgttggcagcgctgCTGTAGCCATGTCTAACAATTCGGGGGGCGGCGCCGTCTCCCTAAACGCCTCGCAGCGTCCAAGATCCCAGCAAGGTGGCTCGGCCAATTCGCCTGTGATTATG GGGGCTGGCCGTGGGCATGGAATCACAGTCCCGCGTGGCCGAGCCGTTGGCCAACGTGGCAGCATCAGTCGTCTGGGGGCCCAACCAGCGCCACAGGCGGCGCcagcggtggcggcggtgggacaggcggcggcggctcatCGGGGGGCGGCCACCGTTCAGGGGGCTCCGGCAGCAACCGGGGGGGTCCGTGGGGTGGCACCAATGCGTCCCAGCGCTCCTGGCACCCAGCACGTCAAGCCGCTACAAAATTTACCAG TAGTCGGTAAACGTAAGTTCGATGGAGGTCACCAAAATCCGGCAGATGTTAAGCGACGTTACCAGAGCGGTTTAATAGGAAATGGCGGCAGTTGGGGCAGTTTACCGCTACCACAGCAACCCTTAGGCACAAATGGTGAACAGTGGTATATGGATACGTTTTCGGCAtggagttaa
- the Syp gene encoding heterogeneous nuclear ribonucleoprotein Q isoform X6 — MNKFEMAEGNGELLDDINQKADDRGDGERTEDYPKLLEYGLDKKVAGKLDEIYKTGKLAHAELDERALDALKEFPVDGALNVLSQFLESNLEHVSNKSAYLCGVMKTYRQKSRASQQGVPATASSIQVKGPDEEKIKKILERTGYTLDVTTGQRKYGGPPPNWEGNVPGNGCEVFCGKIPKDMFEDELIPLFENCGTIWDLRLMMDPMTGTNRGYAFVTFTNREAAVNAVRQLDNHEIKPGKCLKINISVPNLRLFVGNIPKSKGKDEILEEFGKLTAGLYEVIIYSSPDDKKKNRGFCFLEYDSHKAASLAKRRLGTGRIKVWGCDIIVDWADPQEEPDEQTMSKVKVLYVRNLTQDVTEDKLKEQFEQYGKVERVKKIKDYAFIHFEDRDSAVEAMRGLNGKEVGASNIEVSLAKPPSDKKKKEEILRARERRMMQMMQARPGIVGFETLSPYRNLSPTHPSMMSITPMRLPGARMPPLRTPMPREYDYDYDYFGYSEFRPGFGADSYYDDVYRAYEGEYSYYDYPNTASGNGAAGGVGSAAVAMSNNSGGGAVSLNASQRPRSQQGGSANSPVIMGAGRGHGITVPRGRAVGQRGSISRLGAQPAPQAAPAVAAVGQAAAAHRGAATVQGAPAATGGVRGVAPMRPSAPGTQHVKPLQNLPVVGKRKFDGGHQNPADVKRRYQSGLIGNGGSWGSLPLPQQPLGTNGEQWYMDTFSAWS, encoded by the exons AAATGGCGGAAGGAAATGGCGAACTTTTAGATGACATTAACCAGAAAGCCGATGACCGTGGCGATGGCGAACGTACAGAGGATTATCCCAAGCTGCTGGAGTACGGTCTGGACAAGAAG GTCGCCGGCAAACTGGATGAAATCTACAAAACTGGCAAACTTGCCCACGCCGAGCTGGATGAGCGCGCGCTGGACGCGCTCAAGGAGTTTCCCGTTGATGGTGCCTTGAATGTGCTTAGTCAGTTCCTCGAGTCAAATTTGGAGCATGTGTCAAATAAGTCTGCCTACTTGTGTGGGGTCATGAAAACCTATCGTCAAAAGAGTCGCGCCAGTCAGCAAGGTGTGCCCGCAACCGCCAGCTCTATACAGGTAAAGGGGCCGGATGAAGAGAAGATCAAAAAGATACTGGAGCGTACTGGCTACACATTGGACGTGACCACAg GACAACGCAAATACGGCGGGCCGCCACCCAACTGGGAGGGCAATGTGCCCGGCAATGGCTGCGAAGTTTTCTGTGGCAAAATACCCAAGGATATGTTTGAGGACGAGCTAATACCGCTATTCGAGAATTGCGGCACCATTTGGGACCTTAGACTCATGATGGACCCCATGACTGGTACAAATCGTGGCTACGCATTTGTCACATTCACAAATCGCGAGGCAGCCGTCAATGCTGTGCGACAG CTCGATAATCACGAAATAAAACCCGGCAAGTgtctgaaaataaatataagcgtACCGAATCTGCGCCTCTTCGTAGGCAATATACCCAAGTCAAAAGGCAAAGATGAAATTTTAGAGGAATTTGGTAAACTTACAG CTGGCCTCTACGAGGTAATCATCTACAGCTCGCCAGATGACAAGAAAAAGAATCgcggtttttgttttctcgAATACGATTCACACAAGGCGGCTTCTTTGGCCAAACGAAGACTTGGCACTGGTAGAATTAAG GTTTGGGGATGTGATATTATAGTCGATTGGGCTGATCCACAGGAGGAGCCGGATGAACAAACAATGTCCAAGGTTAAAGTGCTCTACGTGCGAAATCTGACGCAAGACGTTACAGAGGATAAACTGAAG GAACAATTCGAGCAATATGGCAAAGTGGAACGCGTTAAGAAGATTAAAGACTATGCCTTTATACATTTTGAGGATCGTGATAGCGCCGTCGAAGCTATGCGTGGCCTTAATGGCAAGGAGGTCGGCGCCTCGAATATTGAG GTCTCACTCGCCAAACCACCATcggacaaaaagaaaaaggaggAAATTCTGCGCGCACGCGAACGACGCATGATGCAAATGATGCAGGCGCGTCCAGGAATCGTTGG ATTTGAAACATTGTCTCCATACAGAAACCTGTCGCCGACACATCCCAGCATGATGTCCATAACGCCCATGCGCCTACCAGGGGCGCGTATGCCGCCGCTGCGCACACCGATGCCCCGTGAATACG ACTACGATTATGATTATTTTGGCTATTCGGAATTTCGTCCCGGTTTTGGTGCTGATTCGTACTATGATGATGTCTATCGCGCCTATGAAGGCGAATACAGCTATTATGATTATCCGAATACCGCCAGCGGCAATGGAGCTGCcggcggcgttggcagcgctgCTGTAGCCATGTCTAACAATTCGGGGGGCGGCGCCGTCTCCCTAAACGCCTCGCAGCGTCCAAGATCCCAGCAAGGTGGCTCGGCCAATTCGCCTGTGATTATG GGGGCTGGCCGTGGGCATGGAATCACAGTCCCGCGTGGCCGAGCCGTTGGCCAACGTGGCAGCATCAGTCGTCTGGGGGCCCAACCAGCGCCACAGGCGGCGCcagcggtggcggcggtgggacaggcggcggcggctcatCGGGGGGCGGCCACCGTTCAGGGGGCTCCGGCAGCAACCGGGGGGGTCCGTGGGGTGGCACCAATGCGTCCCAGCGCTCCTGGCACCCAGCACGTCAAGCCGCTACAAAATTTACCAG TAGTCGGTAAACGTAAGTTCGATGGAGGTCACCAAAATCCGGCAGATGTTAAGCGACGTTACCAGAGCGGTTTAATAGGAAATGGCGGCAGTTGGGGCAGTTTACCGCTACCACAGCAACCCTTAGGCACAAATGGTGAACAGTGGTATATGGATACGTTTTCGGCAtggagttaa
- the Syp gene encoding heterogeneous nuclear ribonucleoprotein Q isoform X7: MAEGNGELLDDINQKADDRGDGERTEDYPKLLEYGLDKKVAGKLDEIYKTGKLAHAELDERALDALKEFPVDGALNVLSQFLESNLEHVSNKSAYLCGVMKTYRQKSRASQQGVPATASSIQVKGPDEEKIKKILERTGYTLDVTTGQRKYGGPPPNWEGNVPGNGCEVFCGKIPKDMFEDELIPLFENCGTIWDLRLMMDPMTGTNRGYAFVTFTNREAAVNAVRQLDNHEIKPGKCLKINISVPNLRLFVGNIPKSKGKDEILEEFGKLTAGLYEVIIYSSPDDKKKNRGFCFLEYDSHKAASLAKRRLGTGRIKVWGCDIIVDWADPQEEPDEQTMSKVKVLYVRNLTQDVTEDKLKEQFEQYGKVERVKKIKDYAFIHFEDRDSAVEAMRGLNGKEVGASNIEVSLAKPPSDKKKKEEILRARERRMMQMMQARPGIVGFETLSPYRNLSPTHPSMMSITPMRLPGARMPPLRTPMPREYDYDYDYFGYSEFRPGFGADSYYDDVYRAYEGEYSYYDYPNTASGNGAAGGVGSAAVAMSNNSGGGAVSLNASQRPRSQQGGSANSPVIMGAGRGHGITVPRGRAVGQRGSISRLGAQPAPQAAPAVAAVGQAAAAHRGAATVQGAPAATGGVRGVAPMRPSAPGTQHVKPLQNLPVVGKRKFDGGHQNPADVKRRYQSGLIGNGGSWGSLPLPQQPLGTNGEQWYMDTFSAWS, from the exons ATGGCGGAAGGAAATGGCGAACTTTTAGATGACATTAACCAGAAAGCCGATGACCGTGGCGATGGCGAACGTACAGAGGATTATCCCAAGCTGCTGGAGTACGGTCTGGACAAGAAG GTCGCCGGCAAACTGGATGAAATCTACAAAACTGGCAAACTTGCCCACGCCGAGCTGGATGAGCGCGCGCTGGACGCGCTCAAGGAGTTTCCCGTTGATGGTGCCTTGAATGTGCTTAGTCAGTTCCTCGAGTCAAATTTGGAGCATGTGTCAAATAAGTCTGCCTACTTGTGTGGGGTCATGAAAACCTATCGTCAAAAGAGTCGCGCCAGTCAGCAAGGTGTGCCCGCAACCGCCAGCTCTATACAGGTAAAGGGGCCGGATGAAGAGAAGATCAAAAAGATACTGGAGCGTACTGGCTACACATTGGACGTGACCACAg GACAACGCAAATACGGCGGGCCGCCACCCAACTGGGAGGGCAATGTGCCCGGCAATGGCTGCGAAGTTTTCTGTGGCAAAATACCCAAGGATATGTTTGAGGACGAGCTAATACCGCTATTCGAGAATTGCGGCACCATTTGGGACCTTAGACTCATGATGGACCCCATGACTGGTACAAATCGTGGCTACGCATTTGTCACATTCACAAATCGCGAGGCAGCCGTCAATGCTGTGCGACAG CTCGATAATCACGAAATAAAACCCGGCAAGTgtctgaaaataaatataagcgtACCGAATCTGCGCCTCTTCGTAGGCAATATACCCAAGTCAAAAGGCAAAGATGAAATTTTAGAGGAATTTGGTAAACTTACAG CTGGCCTCTACGAGGTAATCATCTACAGCTCGCCAGATGACAAGAAAAAGAATCgcggtttttgttttctcgAATACGATTCACACAAGGCGGCTTCTTTGGCCAAACGAAGACTTGGCACTGGTAGAATTAAG GTTTGGGGATGTGATATTATAGTCGATTGGGCTGATCCACAGGAGGAGCCGGATGAACAAACAATGTCCAAGGTTAAAGTGCTCTACGTGCGAAATCTGACGCAAGACGTTACAGAGGATAAACTGAAG GAACAATTCGAGCAATATGGCAAAGTGGAACGCGTTAAGAAGATTAAAGACTATGCCTTTATACATTTTGAGGATCGTGATAGCGCCGTCGAAGCTATGCGTGGCCTTAATGGCAAGGAGGTCGGCGCCTCGAATATTGAG GTCTCACTCGCCAAACCACCATcggacaaaaagaaaaaggaggAAATTCTGCGCGCACGCGAACGACGCATGATGCAAATGATGCAGGCGCGTCCAGGAATCGTTGG ATTTGAAACATTGTCTCCATACAGAAACCTGTCGCCGACACATCCCAGCATGATGTCCATAACGCCCATGCGCCTACCAGGGGCGCGTATGCCGCCGCTGCGCACACCGATGCCCCGTGAATACG ACTACGATTATGATTATTTTGGCTATTCGGAATTTCGTCCCGGTTTTGGTGCTGATTCGTACTATGATGATGTCTATCGCGCCTATGAAGGCGAATACAGCTATTATGATTATCCGAATACCGCCAGCGGCAATGGAGCTGCcggcggcgttggcagcgctgCTGTAGCCATGTCTAACAATTCGGGGGGCGGCGCCGTCTCCCTAAACGCCTCGCAGCGTCCAAGATCCCAGCAAGGTGGCTCGGCCAATTCGCCTGTGATTATG GGGGCTGGCCGTGGGCATGGAATCACAGTCCCGCGTGGCCGAGCCGTTGGCCAACGTGGCAGCATCAGTCGTCTGGGGGCCCAACCAGCGCCACAGGCGGCGCcagcggtggcggcggtgggacaggcggcggcggctcatCGGGGGGCGGCCACCGTTCAGGGGGCTCCGGCAGCAACCGGGGGGGTCCGTGGGGTGGCACCAATGCGTCCCAGCGCTCCTGGCACCCAGCACGTCAAGCCGCTACAAAATTTACCAG TAGTCGGTAAACGTAAGTTCGATGGAGGTCACCAAAATCCGGCAGATGTTAAGCGACGTTACCAGAGCGGTTTAATAGGAAATGGCGGCAGTTGGGGCAGTTTACCGCTACCACAGCAACCCTTAGGCACAAATGGTGAACAGTGGTATATGGATACGTTTTCGGCAtggagttaa